TACCTGGCCTGCCATAATTTCCAGTTATTAAAAGAAGATTTGATATCGCTGTTGATACATCTGAACCTGCAGAGTGCTGTGTTACTCCCATGGCCCATAGTATGCACATGCTTTTTACACTGTGTATCATACTTGCAACCTTTATTATCTCATTTTTGTCTATTCCGGTTATTTTCTCGGCATTTTCAAGTGTAAAATTATCAAGGCTTTTATAATATTCGTCAAAGTTGTTTACCCTTTCCTCTATAAATTTTTTGTCATGCCAGTTGTTATCTATTATATATTTTGTAATTGCAGACAGTAAAAATAGATCAGTGCCCGGCCTTGGGTGCAAAAATAGATCAGCCCTCTGTGCCATCTCATTCCTTCTCAGGTCTATAACTATCAGCCTTTGATTGTTTAATTTATGTGCCCTTTTTATTCTTGTTGCTATTACAGGATGTGATTCGGCTGTGTTTGCACCAACTATCATTACAAGCTCAGAGTTATATATGTCATCTATTGATCCGGCATCACCGCCATAGCCAACTGTTCTCCAGAGACCCGTCGTTGCCGGTGCCTGGCAGAATCTTGATGAGTTATCTACATTGTTTGTTTTGAATATCTGCCTTGCCATCTTTTGAATTAAGTAGGCCTCCTCGTTTGTGCCCTTTGAGGATGCTATGAACATTATACTGTCACCGCCGTATTTATCTGAAATTCTTTTTAAACCTGCTGCAGCAAAATCAAGCGCCTCATCCCAGGACACCTCGACAAATTTATTGTTCTTCCTGATCAATGGTCTTTTTAATCTATCATCGGAATTTACAAAACCCCAGCCGAATTTTCCCTTTATGCATGTGGATATACCATTTGCAGGGGACTCTATTTCAGGCTGAACCTTTAATATCTTTCTGCCCTTGGTCCACATTGTAAATGAGCAGCCGACACCGCAGTATGTGCACACTGTCTTTGTCTTTTTTATCTGTTCGTTTCTCATCCTTGCCTCTATATTACTTATCTCCATGATTGGTCTTATTGTTAATTGATCTTCAAGATTCTTTCCAAAGTCTATCAATGATTCCTTGGCCTTTCTTGTAAGTGATGTAAAATATCCAGCCTCCTCAAGCATGGATTTTTCCATCAATGCATTTACCGGACAGACAGTTACACAGTGACCACATGATACACAGGATGATTCGTTTATCATTTTGCCATCATCCCAGACAACCCTGGGTCTTTCAAGTGTCCAGTCTATGTGAATTGTCTCATTTACCTCAACGTCCTGGCATGCCTCAACACATCTGCCGCATAGGATGCATTCATTTGGATCGTACCTGTAAAATGGATTTGAATCATCAATTTCATATGGCTTCTTTTCATACTTATATTTCTGTCTCTCAAGACCGGATGAATCCACGGCGTTATGAAGTGCGCAGTCGCCGTTGTTATTTTCGCAAACTGTGCAATGCAGGTTATGCTCTCTTAAAAGCCTGTTTATTGCCTCGATCTGGGCATTTTTTACATCGTTGTTTTTATATTCTATATTCATATTATCTTCTGCAATTGTTGAACATGACCTTACAAGCCTTCCATTAACGCTTACAATGCATGTATCGCATGATTGCAATGGACCAAGTGCAGGATTATAACATACATGAGGTATATCTATGCCAGCCTTAATGAAAACATTTAACAATGTATCGCCTTCCAAAAAATTATACCTGTTTTTTTCTATCGTTAAGGTGCCCATACATTTAAAAATTTTTAATTATATATCATGTTTTCCATTGTTATATAATTTTTTAATACCATTGCTTAAATAAAAAACAAGATTTATATTGTTTCTATTATTACCGTGTTAATGAGTGTCTTAAAATGCCCGGTATGCGGGAACGAATATGATATAAACAGAAGCAATTATCTCTGCGATAAATGCGGAAACATACTTGAGGTAATTCATGAAAATGATTTTGTAAAAGAAAATTTTAAGGGTGTCTGGAGGTACAAAAGCATTATACATCCGGGCATAGATAAAAGGCTAATTGTTACAAGGGGTGAGGGCAATACCTTTGTGTACGGTCATGAAAATATATCATCATATTCAGGAATAAAAAATATAAAACTGAAGCATGAGGGTGAAAATCCAACAGGTTCATTTAAGGATCGTGGCATGACAGTTGCAGTATCCGAGGCCATGAGGCTCGGATATAAAAAGACCCTATGCGCATCAACCGGAAATACATCCGCATCTGCTGCAAGCTATTCTGCAATGGCAGGCATTGAAAACTTCGTCCTGATACCAGATGGTAAAATAGCGGTAAACAAGCTTGCCCAGGCCTACGTTTATGGTTCAAAAATAATAAAGGTTCCTGGCAATTTCGACGATGCAATGGGGAAGCTAATGAACATAATATCTAAAAATAATAATTTTTATGTTTTAAATTCAATAAATCCCTGGCGTGTTGAGGGTCAAAAAACCATTGCCTTTGAGATACTTGAGGAAAATGAACCGGACTTTATAGCACTACCTGCAGGAAACCTTGGAAACACAACGGCAATAGGCAAGGCAATAAAGGAATTTCACGATCTTGGTTTAATAAAAAAGATACCAAGAATCGTTTCAGTTCAGGCCGAGGGTGCAAGCCCATTCTATAATCTTGTGAATAACCATGAGGATAGTCTTAATCCGGTAAATCCTGAAACAATTGCATCGGCAATAAGAATAGGAAACCCTGTCAACTGGAAAAAGGCATTAAAATACATAAAATTCACAAACGGTATAGTCGAGAAGGTTACAGATGACGAGATACTAAATGCAAAAAGAATTATAGACAGATCAGGAATAGGTTGTGAAACGGCCTCTGCCGCATCACTTGCAGGTGTAAAAAAGCTCTCAGATGCAGGTATAATAGACAGAAACGATGAGGTTTTTTGTATATTAACCGGAAACGTTTTAAAGGATATACATATAGAAAATATAAATTTCATGGATATTAATATTTTATCTTAACTTTATCTTATTAAGCATTTCATAGAATTCAACAAGCTCCTCATTGCTCATATCTGAAAACGTGTAATCCAAAAGATATTTTAAATCCTTTCTTATTTTATGCACTGCCATCCTTCCATTTTCAGTTAATTCAATGTTTATAATTCTTCTGTCATGCTCGTATCTCTTTCTTTCTATGTATCCTGCCTTTTCAAGCCTGTCTGCTATATCCGTGACCCAGCCAGGTGCAAGGTTTAGCCTTTCAGCGATCTTTGACATTGAATCATTACCGGATTTTATTGCTATTAAAACCTTATAATCGGTTAAATTTATATTATATCGTAATAAAATATTATTTAATGAATTCTTAATATTATTTATTATTTCCTCAAGCCTCTGCCAGATAGTGTCCGTGTCCATGGTTACTTCTTTAGTTTATCATACTTTATTAAGTTTACATTCTTTGACTTGCTGCCTGTTCTGAGATTCAAAGGCGATCTAAACAGTGATAATAGAACTGCTATTATGGTTATTATAAATGCTATTATGAAGACATCGTGCAGTGACCTCATGAATGCCGGCGCAAAGATACCAGGGAACCATGATCTTGCCGTTATTGTTGCTATTGCGCTTGATGGCACAGATGAAACAATGGATGTTGGCAGCACTGACAATATAACCTTAACAGGATTTATACCAAGAAAGGCGCCGAAGATTGCATCAGTCGGTGGCAGTGATGCCATGTACGGCGCAAGCTTTGATGCACCTGCGGAGTTAAGTGCTGTTGTTATTGTGTGGGGTAATATTGATGTTAAGCCAAGTATTAATATCGTGAAGAATATGCCCATGCTTGCGGTGTTACCAACATTTCTCATTGTGTTAAGCATACCTGATGCAGAACCCCTTGTCTCTGCCGGTACTGATGACATGACCGCGGACGTGTTTGGTGCCGTGAACATTCCCATGCCAGAGCCAAACATGAATAGTAAAAGTGCCATGTATATGTAATTGAAATCATATGGTAATAGCACCATTAGTATTAGTGCCATTGCTGAAACAGTTAATCCAAGCGTTGCTATCCCCCTTGGGCCATATCTGTCAGATAATCTGCCGCTTATCGGTCCAAAGATTCCCATGGCAAGCGTCATTGGCAGCAT
This window of the Picrophilus oshimae DSM 9789 genome carries:
- the thrC gene encoding threonine synthase gives rise to the protein MSVLKCPVCGNEYDINRSNYLCDKCGNILEVIHENDFVKENFKGVWRYKSIIHPGIDKRLIVTRGEGNTFVYGHENISSYSGIKNIKLKHEGENPTGSFKDRGMTVAVSEAMRLGYKKTLCASTGNTSASAASYSAMAGIENFVLIPDGKIAVNKLAQAYVYGSKIIKVPGNFDDAMGKLMNIISKNNNFYVLNSINPWRVEGQKTIAFEILEENEPDFIALPAGNLGNTTAIGKAIKEFHDLGLIKKIPRIVSVQAEGASPFYNLVNNHEDSLNPVNPETIASAIRIGNPVNWKKALKYIKFTNGIVEKVTDDEILNAKRIIDRSGIGCETASAASLAGVKKLSDAGIIDRNDEVFCILTGNVLKDIHIENINFMDINILS
- the fdhF gene encoding formate dehydrogenase subunit alpha; its protein translation is MGTLTIEKNRYNFLEGDTLLNVFIKAGIDIPHVCYNPALGPLQSCDTCIVSVNGRLVRSCSTIAEDNMNIEYKNNDVKNAQIEAINRLLREHNLHCTVCENNNGDCALHNAVDSSGLERQKYKYEKKPYEIDDSNPFYRYDPNECILCGRCVEACQDVEVNETIHIDWTLERPRVVWDDGKMINESSCVSCGHCVTVCPVNALMEKSMLEEAGYFTSLTRKAKESLIDFGKNLEDQLTIRPIMEISNIEARMRNEQIKKTKTVCTYCGVGCSFTMWTKGRKILKVQPEIESPANGISTCIKGKFGWGFVNSDDRLKRPLIRKNNKFVEVSWDEALDFAAAGLKRISDKYGGDSIMFIASSKGTNEEAYLIQKMARQIFKTNNVDNSSRFCQAPATTGLWRTVGYGGDAGSIDDIYNSELVMIVGANTAESHPVIATRIKRAHKLNNQRLIVIDLRRNEMAQRADLFLHPRPGTDLFLLSAITKYIIDNNWHDKKFIEERVNNFDEYYKSLDNFTLENAEKITGIDKNEIIKVASMIHSVKSMCILWAMGVTQHSAGSDVSTAISNLLLITGNYGRPGTGAYPLRGHNNVQGASDFGAMPTYLPGYQPINDKNAIKKFEKAWNTKLPMNPGIDNVSCIENIDNDKIKAMYIIGQELAETGPDTNMINKSLEKLEFLIVQDVFFSETARYANVVLPSCVSLEKEGTYVNTERRIQRIYKVMEPYAETRPDWEIIQDIARRLGYNWNYKSPSDIMDEAASLCPIFSGVSYSRLEGFNSMQWPTYENGDSSKYLYKDGFNFPDGRARLYILKYRPPIMEDDDYPLHLNNGRMLEHFHEGNETFKTPGIRDKAPDTFLEISPELADEYNIKTGDFVRVTSRYGSIKVRALVTDRVKGKELYMPMNAASSDNGINLLTSYNRDPDSDTPAYKELPVRIKKLKDNGGSPLPKTNPRFGTPVPQIGINIEMKWKRADYKKITGD
- a CDS encoding MarR family winged helix-turn-helix transcriptional regulator, which translates into the protein MDTDTIWQRLEEIINNIKNSLNNILLRYNINLTDYKVLIAIKSGNDSMSKIAERLNLAPGWVTDIADRLEKAGYIERKRYEHDRRIINIELTENGRMAVHKIRKDLKYLLDYTFSDMSNEELVEFYEMLNKIKLR